The following coding sequences are from one Nicotiana tomentosiformis chromosome 3, ASM39032v3, whole genome shotgun sequence window:
- the LOC138907301 gene encoding uncharacterized protein: MKVAEMRMLRWMYEHLRLDRIRNEVIRDKVGMAPIKDKMREARLRWFDHVRRRSTDAPVRRCERLTLEGLQKGRGRLKKRWGDVIRQDMAQLQLTEDMTLDRKHITACLPFIADYPFLSDNFSRYYQA, translated from the exons atgaaggtagcagagatgaggatgttgagatggatgtacgAGCACctcaggttagataggatcagaaatgaggttattcgtgaCAAGGTGGGTATGGCCCCTATtaaggacaagatgcgggaagcacggcttaggtggtttgatcatgtgaggaggaggagcacagacgccccggtgaggaggtgtgagaggttgacattggagggacTACAGAAAGGTAGAGGTAGGctaaagaagaggtggggagatgtgattaggcaagacatggcacagcttcagctgaccgaggacatgacccttgataggaag CATATTACTGCTTGTTTACCTTTCATAGCTGATTATCCATTCTTGAGTGATAACTTTTCAAGATATTATCAAGCATGA